The following is a genomic window from Mycobacterium parmense.
CGCAACCGCGAGCACTGGCTGTTCGCCTCGCCACGCTCATCGGAGAGCACAGCAATAAATTCGCCGTGTTGGCACGCGGCGAGCGTGGCTGTTGCGTTCTGTTGTACTGCGGATCAACTTTGGCGGTCGCAGAGTCAACAAGTCAAATATGGAGGGTGTGCCACAAGACGCTCCCGTTTTGCTACCCCGGCATCGATGTTCGCGGAAGGGCTGCCCCCAGGCAAGACTTTCCCACGCCGACCGGGAACTGCGCTGCCGGACCAGGTAGCTGCACTCGCCGAAGAGATCGGGCTCAACGCCGCGCACCTGACCGCCGCATTGAGGTCACGCGCTCGCCAGTAGACGGTGCGGGCCACCGCCCTAGGTTGCCCCTCTTCGCTTGGCAAAGCCCATTCTGGAATCGTACGTGTGGAGGTATGGAGAATTCGCGCTCGGGATGGCGGGCGTTTTCGAGAACGCATATGAGCGACGATAATTAGTTGAAGCGCATGGTCGGCGTGGACTTATCTGCTGAGCTCAAGGACGCGCACCGCCCAGGTAGGTCGACTGGGTTCGAGCAAAGCGGATAAGGAGTCACGCACTTGTCTTCCAAGTCTATAGAAGAGTGCACGCACGTGTAGCACGACTGTTCAGCTAATTTCGGGTCGCCGTAGTTCAGAGCTATTTCCGCACTGGATTCGTGGCGAGCTTCCTGAATGGCTCTCCACGCCAGTTTTCTACGATTGGAGTCGCGCTCAGTGCAACCAGCGGACCTGCGTAGTCACTTCCGAAACCAATGACTGTACCGTGCAGTGTCCCTGTTTTGGTCCATTGATTTGGCACGGCGACCTTATCGCCGATGCTTAGGGGTGCGCCGATATAGGCGTACGCGCAGCCGATGTCATTGTTGCGGAACTGGATGCGGATCAGCTGATGGCCGGAGTCGTCGACCATTCGCACGACCGGCACGCACATCGTCTCGCCGCATATTTCGCAGCACTGTGGCGGCCGCGCTGGTTCGTTTCTTAATATTGTGCGGTTTGTTTCCATAGTGATGCCTACGGAGGCGAGGTCGTTGGGGCCATCGCCGAAGCAGCCGTGGGCTCGCACGCGGTCAATGTGTTTACAGTTGGTGTGGCCGCTGAATTTGAAGGCCGGGCATGTGCATCTCAGTTTCTTCCCCATAACGTCTTCGAACATTACGTCGTAGGTGTCGACGTCGCCGTGGACGGTGAATTGCGCCCAAAACTGTGGACACCGGGGCGTTGTGGACGAGGGGTCGCCGAATTGCCACGCGAAGTCGCCTCGCTGCATTGGCTCGGACGGCGGATCAGATGGTTTGTGGAGGCTAGCGTTATTCCGTGGCGTAGGGGATCGGCGGCCGCGCTGCCACTCATCCCATTCCGATTCCGTGCGAGGCTGCCAGGCGTTCATTTGTCGACGCTAAGTCCGGCGCCCTGAGCTCGCGGAGAGCGTCAGGTCGCCAACACCAGAGCCAGAAGCCACCTGGGAGCAATCATCGAGCATGTCGGAGGGTGTGTCTACGTGCATCTGTTTTGCTCCGATGCGGTCGGCACCGATGTGCGAGCACTGCACTCCATCTCCGCCCGCTGGTAGTAGTTTCAATGGGCCGTTATAACGGTGACTTTGACGGCGTTGCCATGCTGATCCCTCAGCGAAGCCTCCTGCAGACATTGACAGACGGCGCAGCATGTCGGCTATTTAACGCCTGCCACGTCGCTATCGCGGCACATTTGCCAAGAAACCCGCGACGCGATCTCTTCGAGGCAGACGCGCCGATCGTGAAGCGGGCTTCCTGAAGTGCAGAGCCGGTCCCATCACACGAACAGGATGCCGAAACCCTGCGGCAAATCACCCGTAAACCATAGAATCGGAGCCCGTCGAGACGAGTCGAGACTTCGTCGCGCTGGGAGGTCAGCACAGTGTCAGAGGAACAGGGCGAGGACCTTACCCCTCCAACGGCGACCGAAACGAACGAGGGACATGATATTCAGGCGGTCGGCCAGGTAGTCGGCACAGAGGACGCGACACCGCTGACCTTCCACGTCGCGATCTACCCGGAGGCATACCTGCAGCTCGACGATGTCATCGCAACGGTGCGCGAGGTGCCGCAACGCGGCCAGGTGATGACGTCAGGCATCGTCACGCAGGTGCGCTCGCGGCACGAAGGCGCCAGTTTCAGCAGCGACGTTTTCCTCATTTCCGACGGTGTGCTGCCGGCCAGGGTGCAGGAGATCGCTGAGGTGACCACCACGCGGGTCGTGCCCGAGCTCTACGTTCCGCCCCGACCGGGTTCCCTCGTGCGTCGCGCCACGGGAAACGAGCGGTTCCAAGCACTCTATTTCGATCAGATGGAGCGGCGTATTCCGGTCGGCACCGGCAGGGACGGCGAGATCGTTTACGTCGACCTAGATTTCATCGACGGCACGCGCGGTGCGCACGTGTCGATCAGCGGAGTCTCCGGCGTCGCCACTAAAACGTCGTTCGCGCTATTCCTGTTGCATTCGATCTTCACCAGCGGCGTGCTGCCCAACGTGCACAACTCGACTCGAATGCCAGCGGGTCATAACGGCACCGATATCGTTGTGAACTACCCTGTTCACCGGGGTTTCGCCGGCGTGCGGTGCGGTTGGTGGACACCACGATGAAAGCCGCGGAAGTGTCGGCGTTCGAGGCGATCAGGTCTGTGGCCGGCAAACTCGGCATTGCCGGGGAATCAGTGCGCCGGTGGCGCCGCAAGGCTCAGGTCGATGCCGGGGAGCGGCCCGGCACGACCTCCTCCGAGCACGCCGATATTTCGTGGGCTCAAGCGTGAGGATGCTGACTTACGCAGAGCGAACGAGATTGACGCCGGACACGTCGCTCACCTGGTGTGGACGACCGCTTCGACATCGCCCTGCGATGCGTTCGTCATCCGGGACGGGAGGAGCACAAACCAGGCCGTGCGCGCAAGGCGTCACCGAGACGCCTCCATCCTGGCGCCCTCGCTTTGCTCGCTACCCGAGTTTTGCGTCGACCCTACGATGGGTATCCGCAGGGGCATGGGGTGGGTAACGCACCACGCGATCGCGATAGTGTCTGCGCTGCTTGCCGCGTTCTGGGCCGCGGTCGGCATCGTCGTGCGGCAGCGAATCGCCCAGGACGTTCCGCCCGACAAGGCGATGGCGACGACTCTGGCGCGCCGGCCCATCTGGTGGGCGGGCCAGGCGGCCGCCATCGCGGGGTTCGCCTTCCAGGCGCTGGCGCTGGCGCACGGATCCCTGCTTCTGGTCCAGCCGCTGCTGGTGTCCTCGCTGTTGTTCGCGTTGCCGATCAGCGCGTGGCTCTGCCACCAACGCGTCCACCCGGCCGACTGGGGGTGGGCGACCCTGCTGACGTTGGCGCTGGCGGTTTTCGTGCTGGTGGGCGAGCCCCGCGAGGGCCACAACCGCCCGGCGGTGCCGGCGTGGACGCTGGCGCTGGGCATCACGGTGCCGCTGGTGGTCGCCTGCGTGCTGGGCGCCCGCCGAGTGGCGGGTCGCCGCCGCGCCATGCTGCTGGCCATCCCCGTCGCCGTCATCCTGGGCTTCATCGCGGTGCTCACCAAGATCTGCACGCACCGCTTCGCCATCGGCGGGTTGCCCGCGCTTCTCACGGTGCCCGCCCCGTATGTGCTGGTTGGCCTCGCGCTGATGCTGACCGTGATGCAGCAGGCGGCTTTTCACGCGGGCGCTTTGCAGGCGTCGGTGCCGATCATGTTGGTGGGGGAGCCCATCGTCGCCGTCGCGCTCGGGATGATCGTGCTGGGCGAGCATATCGCCGTGCGCGGCTCGGCGGGCGCGGTTCTGCTGCTGACGGCCGCGGCCATGGCGGCGTCCACCGTCGCACTGGCCCGCGGTCGCGCGTCCGACACCACTGCGCTTGCGCCGCAAGCAGATCCGAACGACGATGTGATGGCGGACGCGGCGACGTGTTAGCCGGGGGGCCGTGAGCGTGCGGACCGTAGGCCTCGAAGAACATTTCGTGACCCCCGACGTCCTGTGGGCGTGGGAGCACACCGAGACGCAATGGCGAAATCCGGCCGGGTTGACCGCGCGCGGCGACATCGAAGAACGCTTGACCGAACTCGACGGCGAACGCTTCGCCGCGATGGCCGACACCGGTCTCGACGTCCAGGTGTTGTCTTTGACCAGTCCCGGAGTCCAGAACGTGACGCCCGGCGACGCCGTCGCGGTGCAGACCGCCAGCAATGACCTGCTGGCCGACACGGTGCGCGCGCACTCCGACCGGCTGCAGGGGTTCGCGACGCTCGCGACCACCGATCCCGCCCGGGCCGGATACGAATTGGAGCGTGCCGTCACCGCGTTGGGGCTGCACGGCGCCATGATCTTCCCGCGCAGCCGCGGCCGCTCCATCGAACGGCGAGAATTCTGGCCGATATTCGAGGCGGCCGCAACCCTCAACGCGCCGCTCTACCTGCATCCACAGGTGCCGCCGCCGCCGGTGCGCGACGCCTATTACAGCGGATTCGGCGAGGCGGCCGACACGGGCCTGGCCACCTTCGGAATCGGCTGGCACTACGATGCCGGTGTCACACTGCTGCGCATGATCCTCGCCGGCGTCTTCGATGCCTTCCCCAATCTCCAAGTGATCGTTGGGCATTGGGGTGAGGTGGTGCTGTTCTACCTCGACCGGATCGACGGCCTGGCCGCCGCCGCCTCGCTGGCGCGGCCGGTCTCGGAGTACTTCCGCTCCAACGTGTTCGTGACACCCAGCGGCATGTTCAGTCAGCGTTATCTGCGCTGGTCACTGGAGGTCATGGGAGTCGACCGCGTCCTGTTCTCTACGGACTACCCCTACCGTTTCGCCCCGGCCGGCGGCGCGCGTCAATTCCTCGACGATGCCGATCTGGCCGCGAGCGACCGGGAGAAGATCGCATCGCGAAACTGGGAACGCATCTGCGGGGGCATCCGGCGCTGAGTGCAGCCCGCGTCAGCGGCCGCGCCATCGGGGCTCACGCTTCTCGCGCCACGCCGCGATGCCCTCGGCCACGTCTTCGGTCGCCCCGGCGACCCTGCGCATGGTCTCGCCGAAGCGGACGGACTCGATCCAGCCCATGTCAGCGGTCCGCCACGCCACCTCCTTGGTGGCCCGCTGCGCCAGGGGAGCAGCCTCGGTCAGAGTCCGCGCCCACGCCAGCGCCTCGGCCTGCAGTTCGTCGGGCTCGACGAGCTTCCACACCAGGCCGATCTCCTTGGCGCGCGCCGCGCTCATCGGCTTGCCGGTCAGCAGCAGCTCCATCGCGTTGGCCCAGCCGACCCGGTGTGGGAGCCGGATCGCGCCGACGATGGTCGGCACCCCGATGGCGACCTCCGGGAAGCAGAAGGTGGCCTCGGTGCTGGCAATCACGAAGTCGCAGAACAACACTCCGGTGAGCCCGTATCCGATACAGGGGCCGTGCACCGCGGCGATGGTCGGCTTGAACAGCTCCATCCCGCTTTCGAAGGAGTTGATCGT
Proteins encoded in this region:
- a CDS encoding DMT family transporter, with protein sequence MSALLAAFWAAVGIVVRQRIAQDVPPDKAMATTLARRPIWWAGQAAAIAGFAFQALALAHGSLLLVQPLLVSSLLFALPISAWLCHQRVHPADWGWATLLTLALAVFVLVGEPREGHNRPAVPAWTLALGITVPLVVACVLGARRVAGRRRAMLLAIPVAVILGFIAVLTKICTHRFAIGGLPALLTVPAPYVLVGLALMLTVMQQAAFHAGALQASVPIMLVGEPIVAVALGMIVLGEHIAVRGSAGAVLLLTAAAMAASTVALARGRASDTTALAPQADPNDDVMADAATC
- a CDS encoding amidohydrolase family protein; amino-acid sequence: MTPDVLWAWEHTETQWRNPAGLTARGDIEERLTELDGERFAAMADTGLDVQVLSLTSPGVQNVTPGDAVAVQTASNDLLADTVRAHSDRLQGFATLATTDPARAGYELERAVTALGLHGAMIFPRSRGRSIERREFWPIFEAAATLNAPLYLHPQVPPPPVRDAYYSGFGEAADTGLATFGIGWHYDAGVTLLRMILAGVFDAFPNLQVIVGHWGEVVLFYLDRIDGLAAAASLARPVSEYFRSNVFVTPSGMFSQRYLRWSLEVMGVDRVLFSTDYPYRFAPAGGARQFLDDADLAASDREKIASRNWERICGGIRR
- a CDS encoding enoyl-CoA hydratase/isomerase family protein; the encoded protein is MSLVTYERDDHVATITLNRPAARNAINGAMRQDLNAAWDRFRDDLDAWVGILTANGSVFCAGGDLKDGEGTVGTFGGTFWEKPTINSFESGMELFKPTIAAVHGPCIGYGLTGVLFCDFVIASTEATFCFPEVAIGVPTIVGAIRLPHRVGWANAMELLLTGKPMSAARAKEIGLVWKLVEPDELQAEALAWARTLTEAAPLAQRATKEVAWRTADMGWIESVRFGETMRRVAGATEDVAEGIAAWREKREPRWRGR